The proteins below are encoded in one region of Nakamurella flava:
- a CDS encoding WhiB family transcriptional regulator, translated as MDWRHRALCRDEDPELFFPVGNSGPALLQIAEAKAVCQRCPVTSECLGWALETGQDAGVWGAMSEDERRSLKRRRARARARSL; from the coding sequence ATGGACTGGCGTCACCGCGCGCTCTGTCGCGATGAAGACCCGGAGCTGTTCTTCCCCGTCGGGAACTCCGGCCCGGCTCTGCTGCAGATCGCCGAAGCGAAGGCGGTCTGCCAGCGTTGCCCGGTGACCAGTGAGTGCCTGGGTTGGGCGCTGGAGACCGGCCAGGATGCCGGCGTGTGGGGTGCCATGAGTGAGGACGAGCGTCGCTCGCTCAAGCGTCGTCGCGCCCGCGCCCGCGCCCGCAGCCTCTAG
- a CDS encoding sensor histidine kinase, whose protein sequence is MSTLSDLLAEHSDLSGSAVVHLQALAAEWQLIADLSFSDLSLWLPTGPVDGVPGSFVCVAQARPTTGSTAFPDDRVSTTITSREFPLLRWAWEEERIVVEPPPVDAPASFIRREVIPVPHGGRLIALLERDTSSLVGREASQLETAYVDAADDLFQMVADGAFPPADSPVEVHSSPRAGDGFIRLDADGRVVYASPNALSAYHRLTFNGELVGVDLAQLSRSLIVDPFVAADLAAHIEGAVAGNSGLRMEAEGKAATVLFRALPLRPHDRPSGALVLVRDVTDIRRRDRALISKDATIREIHHRVKNNLQTVAALLRLQARRSADPSVRQALSESVRRVASIALVHETLSTSPDDRVDLDQIVDRLSSMISDVAAAETSARVRRIGSFGILGADRATPLVMVLAEVVQNALQHAFVADPATDDVDGAADAAAPASMVDTGAPENQVSIVVERSAKNLQVAVTDNGVGLPAEFSIEKARGLGLQIVRSLVASELLGTIEMGPGADGGTTVTLTMPLRRRT, encoded by the coding sequence ATGTCGACGCTGTCCGATCTGCTCGCCGAACATTCCGATCTCTCCGGCTCCGCCGTCGTCCATCTCCAGGCCCTGGCCGCGGAATGGCAGCTGATCGCCGACCTGTCCTTCTCCGACCTTTCCCTCTGGCTGCCCACCGGGCCGGTCGACGGCGTGCCCGGCTCGTTCGTCTGCGTCGCCCAGGCCCGGCCGACCACCGGGTCGACGGCGTTCCCCGACGACCGCGTCTCCACCACCATCACCTCGCGGGAGTTCCCGCTGCTGCGGTGGGCGTGGGAGGAGGAGCGGATCGTCGTCGAGCCGCCGCCCGTCGACGCCCCGGCGTCGTTCATCCGCCGTGAGGTCATCCCCGTCCCGCACGGGGGGCGACTGATCGCCCTGCTCGAACGGGACACCAGCAGCCTGGTCGGACGGGAGGCCAGCCAGCTGGAGACGGCGTACGTGGATGCCGCCGACGACCTGTTCCAGATGGTCGCCGACGGCGCCTTCCCGCCGGCCGACAGCCCGGTCGAGGTGCACTCCAGCCCCCGGGCGGGCGACGGGTTCATCCGGCTCGACGCCGACGGCCGGGTGGTCTACGCCAGCCCGAACGCGCTCTCGGCGTACCACCGGCTGACCTTCAACGGCGAGCTGGTGGGGGTGGACCTCGCCCAACTGAGCCGGTCGCTCATCGTCGACCCGTTCGTGGCCGCCGACCTCGCCGCCCACATCGAGGGCGCGGTGGCCGGCAACAGCGGCCTGCGGATGGAGGCCGAGGGCAAGGCCGCGACCGTGCTGTTCCGGGCGCTGCCGTTGCGGCCGCACGACCGGCCGTCCGGCGCCCTGGTCCTGGTCCGCGACGTCACGGACATCCGTCGCCGGGACCGTGCGCTGATCAGCAAGGACGCGACCATCCGGGAGATCCACCACCGGGTGAAGAACAACCTGCAGACCGTCGCCGCCCTGCTGCGCCTGCAGGCCCGCCGCTCGGCCGATCCGTCGGTGCGGCAGGCCCTCAGCGAGTCCGTGCGCCGCGTGGCGTCGATCGCGCTGGTGCACGAGACGCTGTCCACGTCGCCGGACGACCGGGTCGACCTGGACCAGATCGTGGACCGGCTGTCATCGATGATCTCCGACGTCGCCGCGGCCGAGACCTCCGCCCGGGTCCGCCGGATCGGTTCCTTCGGCATCCTCGGCGCCGACCGGGCCACCCCGCTGGTCATGGTGCTCGCCGAGGTCGTCCAGAACGCCCTGCAGCACGCCTTCGTCGCCGACCCCGCAACCGACGACGTGGACGGGGCGGCGGATGCCGCCGCGCCGGCCAGCATGGTCGACACCGGGGCGCCGGAGAACCAGGTGTCCATCGTCGTCGAACGGTCGGCCAAGAACCTGCAGGTGGCGGTCACCGACAACGGCGTGGGGTTGCCGGCGGAGTTCAGCATCGAGAAGGCCCGCGGGCTCGGCCTGCAGATCGTCCGCAGCCTCGTGGCATCGGAACTCCTGGGCACCATCGAGATGGGCCCGGGGGCCGACGGCGGCACCACAGTCACCCTGACGATGCCGTTGCGACGCCGCACCTGA
- a CDS encoding 50S ribosomal protein bL37 produces MSKRGRKRKSRKKGGANHGKRPNA; encoded by the coding sequence ATGAGCAAGCGCGGACGCAAGCGGAAGTCTCGCAAGAAGGGCGGCGCGAACCACGGCAAGCGCCCCAACGCCTGA
- the rsrA gene encoding mycothiol system anti-sigma-R factor: MTPIADSTGHDPCGASQFPSGSKCDEVLRDVWLFLDDEMDPERRAVVQQHLDDCSPCLVEAGLDLKLKRLLHRTCGGDVAPEDLRVRLTARLARVATVFEDGSSVVVETRTTTESVSLAPPPAPRD; the protein is encoded by the coding sequence ATGACGCCCATCGCTGACTCCACCGGTCACGACCCGTGCGGGGCCTCGCAGTTCCCGTCGGGCAGCAAGTGCGACGAGGTGCTGCGCGACGTCTGGCTCTTCCTGGACGACGAGATGGACCCGGAACGCCGGGCCGTCGTCCAGCAGCACCTCGACGATTGTTCGCCGTGTCTGGTCGAGGCCGGACTGGACCTCAAGCTCAAGCGACTGCTGCACCGCACCTGCGGCGGCGACGTCGCACCGGAGGACCTGCGGGTCCGGTTGACCGCGCGCCTGGCCCGGGTGGCCACCGTGTTCGAGGACGGCTCGTCCGTGGTCGTCGAGACCCGGACCACGACGGAGTCCGTCTCGCTGGCCCCGCCGCCCGCGCCGCGGGACTGA